A genomic region of Arachis stenosperma cultivar V10309 chromosome 9, arast.V10309.gnm1.PFL2, whole genome shotgun sequence contains the following coding sequences:
- the LOC130951886 gene encoding root phototropism protein 3-like, whose product MKNTCELQGAVSSGKSNRCVVLPADVPLLADSLEPTRNHGWIPKASSPADLIIQVDHSSFHLHKLAMVSRSEYLNRLVFQGGCNIEISGDILIIQIENIPGGRKTFELVVKFCYGWKIDITAENVAPLYCAAHFLEMSEELEEGNLISKTEAFLSFLILSSWKDTFRILKSCESISSWAKDLQIVKHCSEAIAWKACSKSPSATTYDEDYSKFDNSWWFEDVSKLRIDHFVEVIQCLKRGGTKSDLVGSCIQHWTMKWFSQFTLTGLDKVTPKHVSIQLHRVSTECLIRLLPTEVNSVSCNFLLHLLKAGVMLKIDLELLCVLERRIALMLDQCSVSDLLVKKQGDKGSLNDVDVVVRVLQCYVCHISKNSKEKMHAIGRLVDGYLIQVARDKNLRVESFKSLVEALPQDARLCDDLLYRAIDMYLKAHPELREDEREEMCKVLGYHRLSQEARVHVAKNNRLPVKLTTQFMLLEQVNMKTRSVTSDEPNYRRTHTHTVIRVSTDFERRNINANEMKLMKRDVEVMKSQLLELNTCRIKLQKQLRKRCIW is encoded by the exons ATGAAGAACACGTGTGAATTGCAAGGGGCAGTGTCCAGTGGGAAGAGTAACCGATGTGTTGTTTTACCAGCTGATGTTCCTTTGCTTGCTGATTCCCTAGAACCAACTAGAAACCATGGCTG GATTCCCAAGGCAAGTTCCCCTGCTGATTTGATCATACAAGTTGATCACTCCAGCTTTCATTTGCATAAG CTTGCTATGGTCTCAAGAAGTGAATATTTGAATAGGCTTGTCTTTCAAGGGGGATGCAACATTGAAATTTCCGGTGACATACTCATAATCCAAATAGAGAACATTCCTGGTGGCAGAAAAACATTCGAATTAGTAGTGAAGTTCTGTTATGGTTGGAAGATTGATATAACTGCAGAAAACGTTGCCCCATTATACTGTGCTGCACATTTCTTGGAAATGAGTGAAGAACTTGAAGAAGGAAACCTCATTTCCAAGACAGAAGCTTTTCTCAGCTTCCTAATACTCTCTTCATGGAAGGACACATTCCGAATACTCAAAAGCTGTGAATCCATTTCGTCTTGGGCCAAGGATTTGCAAATAGTGAAGCACTGCTCGGAAGCAATAGCTTGGAAGGCATGCTCAAAAAGTCCAAGTGCAACAACATATGATGAGGACTACTCAAAATTTGATAATTCTTGGTGGTTCGAAGATGTATCTAAGCTGCGAATCGATCATTTCGTGGAAGTGATTCAGTGTCTCAAAAGGGGTGGAACAAAATCTGATCTTGTTGGTTCTTGCATACAACATTGGACAATGAAATGGTTTTCCCAATTCACACTTACTGGACTTGACAAAGTGACACCTAAACACGTATCAATCCAGTTACATAGAGTTTCGACCGAATGCTTGATTAGGTTACTTCCCACTGAAGTAAACTCAGTTTCTTGCAATTTCTTGCTTCATCTACTAAAAGCAGGGGTAATGCTGAAAATCGATCTGGAGTTGTTGTGTGTGCTTGAAAGAAGGATAGCTTTAATGTTGGATCAATGCAGTGTCTCTGATCTGTTGGTTAAGAAACAAGGAGATAAGGGTTCTTTGAATGATGTAGATGTTGTTGTGAGAGTGTTACAGTGTTATGTTTGCCACATTTCAAAGAATTCTAAGGAAAAAATGCATGCCATTGGAAGGTTGGTGGATGGGTATCTCATACAGGTTGCAAGGGATAAGAATCTTAGAGTGGAGAGTTTCAAATCACTTGTTGAAGCTTTGCCGCAAGATGCTAGATTATGTGATGATCTTCTCTATAGAGCTATCGACATGTACCTTAAG GCACATCCAGAATTGAGAGAAGACGAGAGAGAAGAGATGTGTAAAGTTTTGGGATACCATAGATTGTCACAAGAAGCGCGTGTGCATGTGGCGAAGAATAATAGGTTGCCGGTGAAATTGACAACGCAATTCATGCTTCTTGAACAAGTGAACATGAAAACAAGGTCAGTGACCAGTGATGAACCAAATTACAGGAGGACACATACTCATACAGTTATAAGAGTAAGCACAGATTTCGAGAGAAGAAATATAAATGCCAATGAGATGAAATTGATGAAGAGAGATGTTGAAGTTATGAAGTCTCAACTCTTGGAACTAAATACATGCAGAATAAAGCTCCAAAAGCAATTAAGGAAGAGATGCATTTGGTGA